One part of the Herbiconiux aconitum genome encodes these proteins:
- a CDS encoding lysophospholipid acyltransferase family protein: MFYFLAKYLVVAPVLKTFFRPWVIGLENIPAKGAAILASNHLSFSDSVFLPVVVDRQVSFLAKSEYFTGKGIKGWLVKLFFTASGQLPIDRSGGKASEASLNTGLKVLGRGDLLGIYPEGTRSPDAKLYRGRTGVARMVLEAHVPIIPVAMIDTEKVMPIGSKIPKIRRIGIIIGKPLDFSRFEGLESDRFILRSVTDEIMYELHRLGGQEYADVYATSVKEKRASVARTVSPSRDTK, encoded by the coding sequence ATGTTCTATTTCCTCGCGAAGTACCTCGTGGTGGCCCCGGTACTGAAGACCTTCTTTCGGCCCTGGGTGATCGGCCTCGAGAACATCCCGGCCAAGGGCGCGGCCATCCTCGCCTCGAACCACCTCTCGTTCAGCGACTCGGTGTTCCTGCCCGTCGTGGTCGACCGGCAGGTGTCCTTCCTCGCCAAGAGCGAGTACTTCACAGGCAAGGGCATCAAGGGGTGGCTGGTGAAGCTCTTCTTCACCGCCTCCGGCCAGCTGCCGATCGATCGCTCCGGCGGCAAGGCCTCGGAGGCCTCGCTCAACACCGGGCTCAAGGTTCTCGGCCGTGGCGACCTGCTCGGCATCTACCCCGAGGGCACGCGCAGCCCCGACGCGAAGCTCTACCGGGGGCGCACGGGAGTGGCGCGGATGGTGCTCGAAGCGCATGTTCCGATCATCCCGGTCGCCATGATCGACACCGAGAAGGTGATGCCCATCGGGTCGAAGATCCCGAAGATCCGGAGGATTGGCATCATCATCGGCAAGCCACTAGATTTTTCTAGGTTCGAGGGATTGGAATCCGACCGGTTCATCCTTCGCTCCGTGACCGACGAGATCATGTACGAGCTCCACCGCCTCGGCGGACAGGAATACGCCGACGTGTATGCGACTTCGGTTAAGGAGAAACGCGCGAGCGTCGCGCGGACCGTCTCTCCGAGCAGAGACACCAAATAG
- a CDS encoding polyprenyl synthetase family protein, producing MMESPRLVNLVDARINEFLASRDSILVRIAPELRPFAQFSRDLLSGGKRFRAQFCYWGWRAVSPANSSTTVPGEAELDALLDLCAGLELFHAAALVHDDIIDNSDTRRGMPAVHRRFEALHHEENWRGAGRSFGEGSAILLGDLLLAWSDELISRAVLAAPSLQTLIATREAVDVMRTEVTLGQYLDLLEERAWATTDPARSLERAERVIVYKSAKYSVEAPLQIGASLRGASLEQLDSLRRFGLPLGIAFQLRDDVLGVFGDAARTGKPSGDDLREGKRTVLVSLTRERLDNSARRLFDELLGDPDLEDAQIRMLQQTMRDTGAVASVETMIGERVRTALDELERAPIGDTARAELASLARTITQRET from the coding sequence GTGATGGAAAGCCCACGCCTAGTCAATCTTGTCGACGCACGAATCAACGAATTTCTCGCATCGCGTGATTCCATTCTCGTCCGCATCGCCCCTGAGCTCCGACCCTTCGCGCAGTTCTCAAGGGATCTTCTCAGCGGCGGGAAGCGGTTCCGAGCACAGTTCTGCTATTGGGGTTGGCGGGCGGTCTCGCCGGCCAACAGCTCCACCACCGTGCCGGGCGAAGCAGAGCTGGACGCCCTGCTCGATCTGTGCGCCGGACTCGAGCTCTTCCACGCGGCCGCGCTGGTGCACGACGACATTATCGACAACTCCGACACCCGCCGCGGGATGCCCGCCGTTCACCGGCGCTTCGAGGCCCTGCACCACGAAGAGAACTGGCGCGGCGCCGGCCGCAGTTTCGGGGAGGGCAGCGCCATCCTGCTCGGCGACCTGCTGCTCGCCTGGAGCGACGAGCTCATCTCGCGCGCCGTGCTGGCCGCGCCGTCGTTGCAGACATTGATCGCCACCCGCGAAGCGGTCGACGTGATGCGCACCGAGGTCACGCTCGGGCAATACCTCGACCTGCTCGAGGAGCGGGCCTGGGCCACCACCGATCCCGCGCGCTCGCTCGAGCGTGCGGAGCGCGTCATCGTCTACAAGTCGGCGAAGTACAGCGTCGAGGCCCCGTTGCAGATCGGCGCGTCGCTCCGCGGGGCTTCGCTCGAACAGCTCGACAGCCTGCGCCGTTTCGGTCTGCCGCTCGGCATCGCCTTCCAGCTGCGCGACGACGTGCTCGGCGTCTTCGGCGACGCGGCCCGCACCGGCAAGCCGAGCGGCGACGACCTGCGCGAGGGCAAGCGCACCGTGCTGGTCTCCCTCACCCGCGAGCGGCTCGACAACTCGGCCCGGCGTCTGTTCGACGAACTGCTCGGTGATCCCGACCTCGAGGATGCGCAGATCCGCATGCTGCAGCAGACCATGCGCGACACCGGTGCCGTCGCCTCGGTGGAGACGATGATCGGCGAGCGGGTGCGCACCGCCCTCGACGAGCTCGAGCGGGCGCCGATCGGTGACACCGCCCGCGCCGAATTGGCGAGTCTGGCGCGCACCATCACGCAGCGCGAGACCTGA
- a CDS encoding ROK family glucokinase — protein MRAIGIDIGGTKIAGAVVDELGAIITQDRRPTSANEPQVIEDTVVEMVKHLSEGQEISAVGVAAAGFIDASQSTVYYAPNINWREEPFREKLEKRLDLPIIIENDANAAGWAEFRFGAGRLVSDMVILTIGTGVGGAIVSGDRLFRGGFGAGAELGHLRVVPNGLPCGCGAHGCIEQYGSGRALLRMANELADAGGIGQVLASVRTRNGVLTGQDISELVTIGDPGALSALRTLGTWLGQACASLSAVLDPQLFVIGGGVAQSGDVLLDPIRVAFLEALPARGYHPEPEFRIAELVNDAGVVGAADLARRYAETI, from the coding sequence ATGCGCGCCATCGGAATCGACATCGGTGGCACCAAGATCGCCGGGGCCGTGGTCGATGAACTGGGCGCCATCATCACGCAGGATCGCCGCCCGACCTCCGCCAATGAGCCTCAGGTGATCGAAGACACCGTGGTCGAGATGGTCAAGCACCTCTCCGAAGGCCAGGAGATCTCCGCCGTCGGCGTGGCCGCCGCCGGGTTCATCGACGCGTCGCAGTCGACCGTGTACTACGCCCCCAACATCAACTGGCGCGAAGAGCCGTTCCGCGAGAAGCTCGAGAAGCGCCTCGACCTGCCGATCATCATCGAGAACGACGCGAACGCCGCCGGCTGGGCCGAGTTCCGCTTCGGCGCGGGCCGTCTGGTCAGCGACATGGTCATCCTCACCATCGGCACCGGTGTGGGCGGCGCGATCGTGAGCGGCGATCGCCTGTTCCGCGGCGGCTTCGGAGCCGGTGCCGAACTCGGCCACCTGCGCGTGGTGCCGAACGGCCTGCCCTGCGGCTGCGGTGCGCACGGCTGCATCGAGCAGTACGGCTCCGGCCGGGCGCTGCTCCGCATGGCCAACGAACTCGCGGATGCCGGCGGCATCGGCCAGGTGCTCGCCTCGGTTCGCACCCGCAACGGCGTGCTGACCGGTCAGGACATCAGCGAACTCGTCACCATCGGAGACCCGGGGGCGCTCTCGGCGCTGCGCACGCTCGGCACCTGGCTCGGCCAGGCCTGTGCGAGTCTCTCGGCCGTGCTCGACCCGCAGCTCTTCGTGATCGGTGGGGGAGTCGCTCAATCGGGCGACGTGCTGCTCGACCCGATCCGCGTGGCCTTCCTCGAGGCACTGCCCGCTCGCGGCTACCATCCGGAGCCCGAATTCCGCATCGCCGAACTCGTCAACGATGCCGGTGTGGTCGGTGCCGCCGACCTCGCCCGCCGCTACGCCGAGACGATCTGA
- a CDS encoding peptidoglycan D,D-transpeptidase FtsI family protein yields MNATASRSTRRRATVAVFAVVAVVAVFVVRLVTIQVVQADTLNAASFDKLSAETTTYGLRGDIVDNDGTVLATTVLRYDVTASPKSVTDFDRTDDAGKTTTVTPTQAAGEIAAITGQTADQVYGILTADPSSNFAYVVQGIDVDAFRSIRDLGIPWLYYSSNPVRTYPNGAVGGSVVGFMGEEDGKAMGTAGVEQLDDQCLTGTDGVQTYERGADGVAIPGSTVTTTEAKPGGTAMLTLDSDLQWFSQQALAARVQETGAAWGTAVVQEVKTGKLLAVADYPSVDPNNLDATPSEDRGSIAFQAPFEPGSTFKALTAASVLDAGLANVGTQVEAPYIFTDPNGASTRDSEFHVDPLRLTFAGVIQESSNTGTAMLGELLSPQQRYDYMTKFHIGSSSEVGFPGESGGILHPWDEWDDQTNLTTTFGQGLATTAVQMASVYQALGNGGVRLPVQLVSGCKQADGTVTQVPDASGQQVVSPQAATDTINMLETVATGGYASADLLIPGYRVAAKTGTAQMSDGSGAYGDSYITSLAGLAPADDPQYVVSVTIAKPVTIENGLAAAPVFQKIMSQVLKEHRVLPSTVPGPDLPTTY; encoded by the coding sequence GTGAACGCAACCGCCAGCCGCAGCACCCGCCGCCGAGCCACCGTGGCGGTGTTCGCCGTGGTGGCTGTCGTGGCCGTCTTCGTCGTGCGCCTCGTCACCATCCAGGTGGTGCAGGCCGACACGCTGAACGCGGCATCCTTCGACAAGCTCTCGGCCGAGACCACCACCTACGGACTGCGCGGCGACATCGTCGACAATGACGGCACCGTGCTCGCCACCACGGTGCTGCGCTACGACGTCACCGCCTCGCCGAAATCGGTGACCGACTTCGACCGCACGGATGACGCCGGTAAGACCACGACGGTCACCCCCACCCAGGCGGCGGGCGAGATCGCGGCGATCACCGGCCAGACGGCCGACCAGGTCTACGGCATCCTGACCGCCGACCCCTCCTCGAACTTCGCCTACGTGGTACAGGGGATCGACGTCGACGCGTTCCGGTCCATCCGCGATCTCGGCATCCCGTGGCTCTACTACTCCTCGAACCCCGTGCGCACCTATCCGAACGGCGCCGTCGGCGGCAGCGTGGTGGGGTTCATGGGCGAAGAAGACGGCAAGGCAATGGGCACCGCCGGCGTCGAGCAGCTCGACGACCAGTGCTTGACCGGCACCGACGGCGTGCAGACCTACGAGCGCGGCGCCGACGGCGTCGCCATCCCCGGAAGCACGGTCACCACCACCGAGGCTAAGCCCGGCGGCACCGCGATGCTCACCCTCGACAGCGATCTGCAGTGGTTCTCTCAGCAGGCTCTCGCCGCGCGCGTGCAGGAGACCGGAGCAGCCTGGGGAACCGCCGTGGTGCAGGAGGTCAAGACCGGCAAGCTGCTGGCCGTGGCCGACTACCCGAGCGTCGACCCCAACAACCTCGACGCGACGCCCAGCGAAGACCGCGGCTCCATCGCGTTCCAGGCGCCGTTCGAGCCCGGCTCGACCTTCAAGGCCCTCACCGCGGCATCCGTTCTCGACGCCGGTCTCGCGAACGTCGGCACCCAGGTGGAAGCGCCCTACATCTTCACCGACCCGAACGGCGCCTCGACCCGCGACAGCGAGTTCCACGTCGACCCGCTGCGGCTCACCTTCGCCGGCGTCATCCAGGAATCGTCCAACACCGGCACTGCGATGCTCGGCGAACTGCTCTCGCCGCAGCAGCGCTACGACTACATGACGAAGTTCCACATCGGCTCCTCGAGCGAGGTGGGCTTCCCGGGCGAGTCCGGCGGCATCCTGCACCCGTGGGACGAGTGGGACGACCAGACCAACCTCACCACCACCTTCGGTCAGGGGCTCGCGACCACGGCCGTGCAGATGGCCAGCGTCTACCAGGCCCTCGGAAACGGCGGCGTACGCCTGCCGGTGCAGCTGGTCTCCGGCTGCAAGCAGGCCGACGGCACCGTGACGCAGGTTCCGGATGCGAGCGGCCAGCAGGTGGTTTCACCCCAGGCCGCGACCGACACCATCAACATGCTGGAGACGGTCGCGACCGGCGGATACGCCTCCGCCGACCTGCTGATCCCGGGCTACCGGGTGGCCGCGAAGACCGGAACAGCGCAGATGAGCGACGGGTCGGGAGCCTACGGCGACAGCTACATCACCTCGCTCGCCGGACTCGCTCCAGCCGACGATCCGCAGTACGTCGTTTCGGTCACCATCGCGAAGCCCGTTACCATTGAGAACGGTTTGGCGGCGGCACCGGTCTTTCAGAAGATCATGTCGCAGGTTCTGAAAGAACACCGGGTACTGCCTTCGACGGTTCCGGGTCCGGACCTTCCCACGACGTATTGA
- a CDS encoding Rv2175c family DNA-binding protein, whose product MTDLPATEWLTVPDLVELLDLTPSKVRRLIEDRHLVGTRRDGVLSVPASFLRDGEPLTELRGTIILLTDNHYTDDEIVEWLLVPNDLLDIAPIDALRAGRKAEVRRVAQALAF is encoded by the coding sequence GTGACTGATCTGCCCGCCACCGAGTGGCTGACCGTTCCCGACCTCGTCGAGTTGCTCGACCTGACCCCGAGCAAGGTGCGCCGCCTGATCGAAGACCGCCATCTGGTCGGCACCCGCCGCGACGGTGTGCTCTCCGTGCCCGCCAGCTTCTTGCGCGACGGCGAACCGCTCACCGAGCTCCGGGGAACCATCATCCTGCTGACCGACAACCACTACACCGACGACGAGATCGTGGAGTGGCTGCTGGTGCCGAACGACCTGCTCGACATCGCACCGATCGATGCGCTCCGTGCGGGCCGCAAGGCCGAGGTGCGCCGGGTGGCGCAGGCGCTCGCCTTCTGA
- a CDS encoding class II 3-deoxy-7-phosphoheptulonate synthase: protein MIAGLDYWRTLPVKQQPEWPDQNAVEAVSRDLASFPPLVFAGEVDNLRSRLAAAASGQAFLLQGGDCAETFAGATADQIKDRVKTVLQMAVVLTYGASMPVIKMGRMAGQFAKPRSSDTETRNGVTLPAYRGDIVNGYDFTPESRTANPQRLLDGYHVAASTLNLIRAFTQGGFADLRQVHTWNKGFTSNPANVRYEQLAGEIDRAVKFMVACGADFEALKRTEFFVSHEALLFDYERPMTRIDSRTGLPYNTSSHFVWIGERTRDLDGAHVDFLSRVRNPLGVKLGPSTTGDDVLRLIDKLDPDREPGRLTFITRMGAGKIRDALPPLLETVKNSDAKPLWVTDPMHGNGLTTPNGYKTRRFDDVVDEVKGFFEAHRNVGTHPGGIHVELTGDDVTECLGGSEHIDEATLATRYESLCDPRLNHMQSLELAFLVAEELVATNGGR, encoded by the coding sequence GTGATTGCGGGTCTGGACTATTGGCGCACCCTTCCGGTCAAGCAGCAGCCGGAATGGCCGGATCAGAACGCCGTCGAAGCCGTGTCGCGCGACCTCGCCTCCTTCCCGCCGCTGGTGTTCGCCGGCGAGGTCGACAACCTCCGCTCGCGCCTGGCCGCGGCCGCCAGCGGGCAGGCCTTCCTGCTGCAGGGCGGCGACTGCGCCGAGACCTTCGCGGGAGCGACCGCCGACCAGATCAAGGATCGCGTCAAGACGGTTCTGCAGATGGCCGTCGTGCTCACCTACGGCGCCTCCATGCCCGTCATCAAGATGGGCCGGATGGCGGGACAGTTCGCCAAGCCCCGCTCGAGCGACACCGAGACGCGCAACGGCGTGACCCTGCCTGCTTACCGCGGCGACATCGTGAACGGCTACGACTTCACTCCGGAGTCGCGCACCGCGAATCCGCAGCGGCTGCTCGACGGCTACCACGTGGCGGCGTCGACGCTGAACCTCATCCGGGCGTTCACGCAGGGCGGCTTCGCCGACCTCCGCCAGGTGCACACCTGGAACAAGGGCTTCACCTCGAACCCGGCGAACGTGCGCTACGAGCAGTTGGCCGGCGAGATCGACCGCGCCGTGAAGTTCATGGTGGCGTGCGGCGCCGACTTCGAGGCGCTGAAGCGCACCGAGTTCTTCGTGAGCCACGAGGCGTTGCTGTTCGACTACGAGCGCCCGATGACCCGCATCGACTCGCGCACCGGACTGCCATACAACACCTCAAGCCACTTCGTCTGGATCGGCGAGCGCACCCGCGACCTCGACGGAGCGCACGTCGACTTCCTGTCGCGCGTTCGCAACCCGTTGGGCGTCAAGCTCGGCCCGTCGACGACCGGTGACGACGTGCTGCGGTTGATCGACAAGCTCGACCCCGACCGCGAGCCCGGCCGCCTGACCTTCATCACACGGATGGGTGCGGGCAAGATCCGCGACGCCCTGCCGCCGCTGCTCGAGACCGTCAAGAACAGCGACGCCAAGCCGCTCTGGGTCACCGACCCGATGCACGGCAACGGCCTCACCACGCCGAACGGCTACAAGACCCGTCGTTTCGACGACGTGGTCGACGAGGTGAAGGGCTTCTTCGAGGCGCACCGCAACGTGGGCACCCACCCGGGTGGCATCCACGTGGAGCTCACGGGCGACGACGTCACCGAGTGCCTCGGCGGCTCGGAGCACATCGACGAGGCGACGCTGGCCACCCGCTACGAGTCGCTCTGCGACCCGCGCCTGAACCACATGCAGTCGCTGGAGCTGGCGTTCCTGGTGGCCGAGGAGCTCGTGGCCACCAACGGCGGTCGCTGA
- the rsmH gene encoding 16S rRNA (cytosine(1402)-N(4))-methyltransferase RsmH, with protein MADDSLDYSEIHTSVMLERTLELLGPALGKPGAVLVDCTLGLGGHSEAFLRAFPELHLVGLDRDPNALRLAGQRLAPFADRIDLVHCVYDEIDEALEGLGIDGVDGILFDLGISSMQVDQVERGFSYSKDAPLDMRMDDTAEFTAAEIIATYSEADLRRIFRDYGEEKLADRYARRIVAERANGPILRSGHLVDIIQAATPAKFSHSGHPAKRVFQALRIEVNAELAVLERAIPRAIDALVLGGRIVVLAFQSLEDRIVKREFQARASSTAPAGLPVELPEHRPELKLLVRGAELADDEERARNPRSIPVRLRAAEKIRSIA; from the coding sequence ATGGCCGACGACTCCCTCGACTACTCCGAGATCCACACCTCCGTGATGCTCGAGCGCACCCTCGAGCTGCTCGGGCCTGCGCTCGGCAAACCCGGCGCGGTGCTCGTCGACTGCACCCTCGGCCTCGGCGGTCACTCCGAGGCGTTCCTCCGCGCTTTCCCCGAACTCCACCTCGTGGGGCTCGACCGTGACCCCAATGCGCTGCGGCTCGCGGGGCAGCGGCTCGCACCGTTCGCCGACCGCATCGACCTCGTGCACTGCGTCTACGACGAGATCGACGAGGCGCTCGAAGGTCTCGGCATCGACGGGGTCGACGGCATCCTCTTCGACCTCGGCATCTCGTCGATGCAGGTCGACCAGGTGGAGCGGGGTTTCTCCTACTCGAAGGATGCGCCGCTGGACATGCGGATGGACGACACGGCCGAGTTCACGGCCGCCGAGATCATCGCCACCTACTCCGAGGCCGACCTCCGCCGCATCTTCCGCGACTACGGCGAGGAGAAGCTCGCCGACCGCTACGCCCGGCGCATCGTCGCCGAGCGGGCGAACGGTCCGATTCTGCGCTCCGGACACCTCGTCGACATCATCCAGGCGGCCACGCCCGCCAAGTTCTCGCACTCGGGACACCCCGCCAAGCGGGTCTTCCAGGCCTTGCGCATCGAGGTGAACGCCGAACTCGCGGTGCTCGAACGCGCCATCCCGCGCGCCATCGACGCCCTCGTGCTCGGCGGCCGGATCGTGGTGCTCGCCTTCCAGTCGCTGGAAGACCGGATCGTGAAGCGCGAGTTCCAAGCCCGGGCGAGCTCCACCGCGCCGGCCGGGCTGCCGGTCGAACTGCCCGAACACCGTCCCGAACTGAAACTCCTCGTGCGCGGCGCCGAACTCGCCGACGACGAGGAGCGTGCGCGCAATCCGCGTTCCATCCCCGTGCGTCTCCGCGCCGCAGAGAAGATCAGGAGCATCGCATGA
- a CDS encoding DUF3040 domain-containing protein, with product MPLSEQEQRLLDEMERSLYHNDADFVSAVGGGRGRLNYGALVLGILVGILGLGIVIGGVIFHQPLIGLVGFVAMFGGVLLALRRSKRGRGAPATPAGASGAPRSSGSSTSNKSGFMDRLNDRWERRDDREE from the coding sequence ATGCCGCTTTCGGAGCAAGAACAGAGACTCCTCGATGAGATGGAGCGCAGCCTCTACCACAACGATGCCGATTTCGTCTCGGCAGTCGGCGGTGGTCGAGGGAGACTCAATTACGGCGCGCTTGTGCTGGGAATCCTCGTCGGAATCCTCGGCCTCGGCATCGTGATCGGCGGCGTGATCTTCCATCAACCGCTGATCGGCCTGGTGGGCTTCGTCGCCATGTTCGGTGGCGTGCTGCTCGCCCTCCGACGCTCCAAGCGCGGGCGAGGCGCCCCCGCGACCCCGGCCGGCGCATCCGGAGCCCCGCGTTCGTCGGGTAGCTCCACGTCGAACAAGTCGGGGTTCATGGATCGACTGAACGACCGCTGGGAGCGGCGCGACGACCGCGAGGAGTAA
- the mraZ gene encoding division/cell wall cluster transcriptional repressor MraZ: MFLGTYAPKLDEKGRIILPAKFRDELAGGVVMTRGQENCIYVFSTREFEDLHEKIRQAPVTSKQARDYLRVFLSGASAETPDKQHRVTVPAPLRSYAKLDRDLVVIGAGSRAEIWDAEAWNTYLEAQEAAFSETDEEVIPGLF, encoded by the coding sequence ATGTTCCTTGGCACCTACGCCCCCAAGCTCGACGAAAAAGGGCGCATCATCCTGCCGGCGAAATTCCGCGACGAACTGGCCGGGGGAGTCGTCATGACCCGCGGCCAGGAGAACTGCATCTACGTGTTCTCGACCCGTGAGTTCGAAGACCTGCACGAGAAGATCCGACAGGCGCCGGTCACCAGCAAGCAGGCGCGCGACTACCTCCGCGTCTTCCTCTCCGGCGCCAGCGCCGAGACCCCCGACAAGCAGCACCGTGTGACGGTTCCGGCCCCCCTCCGCTCCTACGCCAAGCTCGACCGCGATCTCGTCGTGATCGGTGCCGGCAGCCGGGCCGAGATCTGGGACGCCGAGGCCTGGAACACCTACCTCGAGGCGCAAGAAGCCGCCTTCTCCGAGACCGACGAGGAGGTGATCCCGGGCCTGTTCTGA
- the pknB gene encoding Stk1 family PASTA domain-containing Ser/Thr kinase: MTTAPPDPMIGRLIDGRYQVRSRIARGGMATVYLATDLRLERQVAIKIMHGHLADDVVFKERFVQEARSAARLAHPNVVNVFDQGQDSDMAYLVMEYLPGVTLRDLLKDYGKLTTEQTVDVMDAVLGGLAAAHKAGIVHRDLKPENVLLADDGRIKISDFGLARAVSANTATGQALLGTIAYLSPELLTRGMADARSDIYAAGIMMYEMLVGAQPYVGDQPMAIAFQHANDPMPTPSDANPGIPEQLDDLVLWATAKEPDERPSDAREMLERLRTAEIEIVSAKPSATLTQRTMVLPPDTFDADLDQAQTQVLEARRRTDPVKTIAPDDATSATTVYGSAVAAPGGPTPPQGPKDKLARKASSRRKRGFWIFALVLVVAVALGGSAWYFGAGPGSMTTIPDVAGQQPDAAVATLTALGLEATPADQTSVTVPAGTVIGTDPASGAGVKNGSAVSVLVSIGPANIAVPQLAGLASADATAALEAAGFTSGDVKQQFNGDVEAGVVIAALGTAGNALGPDTPDGTQYPEQQPIALVVSAGSLPDVVGQTADEAKATLSGVGLVGVDGSQDFNDDIPEGQVYEAIYTTDPVVPGDSVTLNVSRGPAPVAVPDVLGQTWDKAKQTLIDAGFSLDYNFGADLAPGLVRVTGTNPSPGTMVPKGSTLTVSFV, translated from the coding sequence GTGACCACCGCACCACCTGACCCCATGATCGGACGTCTCATCGACGGCCGATATCAGGTGCGTTCCCGCATCGCGCGCGGCGGTATGGCCACCGTCTATCTGGCGACCGATCTGCGGCTCGAACGCCAGGTCGCCATCAAGATCATGCACGGACACCTGGCCGACGACGTGGTGTTCAAAGAGCGCTTCGTGCAGGAGGCGCGCTCGGCCGCTCGGCTCGCGCATCCGAACGTCGTGAACGTGTTCGACCAGGGTCAAGACAGCGACATGGCCTACCTCGTCATGGAGTACCTGCCGGGCGTCACCCTGCGCGACCTGCTGAAAGACTACGGAAAGCTCACCACCGAACAGACCGTCGACGTGATGGATGCCGTGCTCGGCGGCTTGGCCGCCGCGCACAAGGCCGGCATCGTGCACCGCGACCTCAAACCCGAGAACGTTCTGCTGGCCGACGACGGCCGCATCAAGATCAGCGACTTCGGTCTCGCCCGTGCCGTCTCGGCCAACACGGCCACGGGTCAAGCGCTGCTCGGCACCATCGCCTACCTCTCCCCCGAACTGCTCACCCGGGGCATGGCCGACGCCCGCAGCGACATCTACGCCGCCGGCATCATGATGTACGAGATGCTCGTCGGCGCCCAGCCCTACGTGGGCGACCAGCCGATGGCCATCGCGTTCCAGCACGCCAACGATCCGATGCCCACGCCGAGCGACGCGAATCCGGGCATCCCCGAGCAGCTCGACGACCTCGTGCTCTGGGCCACGGCCAAGGAGCCCGACGAGCGGCCCTCGGATGCGCGGGAGATGCTCGAGCGTCTCCGCACGGCCGAGATCGAGATCGTCAGCGCGAAGCCCTCCGCCACGCTGACGCAGCGCACGATGGTGCTGCCGCCCGACACCTTCGACGCCGACCTCGACCAGGCGCAGACGCAGGTGCTCGAGGCTCGGCGACGCACCGATCCGGTGAAGACCATCGCGCCCGATGACGCGACCTCCGCCACCACCGTCTACGGCAGTGCGGTCGCCGCGCCGGGAGGCCCCACACCGCCTCAGGGCCCCAAGGACAAGCTGGCCCGCAAGGCGTCCTCCCGCCGCAAGCGGGGGTTCTGGATCTTCGCGCTCGTGCTCGTGGTCGCCGTCGCCCTCGGCGGCAGCGCCTGGTACTTCGGTGCCGGCCCCGGGTCGATGACCACCATCCCCGACGTCGCGGGTCAGCAGCCGGATGCCGCGGTGGCGACTCTGACCGCGCTCGGGCTCGAGGCCACCCCAGCCGATCAGACGAGCGTCACCGTGCCGGCCGGCACCGTGATCGGAACCGACCCCGCTTCGGGCGCTGGGGTGAAGAACGGATCAGCGGTTTCCGTTCTCGTCTCGATCGGCCCGGCGAACATCGCCGTTCCTCAACTCGCGGGCCTGGCATCCGCCGATGCGACGGCCGCGCTCGAAGCGGCGGGATTCACCTCAGGCGACGTGAAACAGCAGTTCAACGGCGACGTGGAAGCCGGCGTCGTGATCGCCGCCCTCGGCACCGCTGGCAACGCGCTCGGGCCCGACACCCCCGACGGCACTCAGTACCCCGAGCAGCAGCCCATCGCCCTGGTCGTGTCGGCGGGTTCCTTGCCCGATGTGGTGGGCCAGACCGCCGACGAGGCGAAGGCCACCCTGTCCGGAGTGGGCCTCGTCGGGGTCGACGGGTCGCAGGACTTCAATGACGACATCCCCGAAGGCCAGGTCTACGAGGCGATCTACACGACCGACCCGGTCGTTCCGGGCGACAGCGTCACGCTGAACGTCTCTCGCGGGCCGGCACCCGTCGCCGTGCCCGACGTGCTGGGCCAGACCTGGGACAAGGCGAAGCAGACCCTCATCGACGCCGGCTTCTCGCTCGACTACAACTTCGGCGCCGACCTCGCGCCCGGCCTCGTGCGGGTGACCGGGACGAACCCTTCACCGGGCACCATGGTGCCGAAGGGTTCGACCCTCACCGTCTCGTTCGTGTAG